In Elephas maximus indicus isolate mEleMax1 chromosome 7, mEleMax1 primary haplotype, whole genome shotgun sequence, the following proteins share a genomic window:
- the LOC126079482 gene encoding stromelysin-1-like, protein MKNLPILVLLCVAACSAYPLEQTAKNKDTSMDLVQQYLENYYNLAKDAKQFVRRKDSSPVVKKIQEMQKFLGLEVTGKLDSNTLEMMRKPRCGVPDVGQFTTFPGSPKWRKTHLTYRIVNYTLDLPRDAVDAAIEKALKVWEEVTPLTFSRNNEGEADIMISFAVREHGDFIPFDGPGKVLAHAYAPGPGLNGDAHFDDDEQWTEDKRGTNLFLVAGHEIGHSLGLFHSTNPEALMYPVYNPLTDLARFHLSQDDVNGIQALYGPPPASPKEPAVPTEPTPAAPETPDMCGPDLSFDAVSTLRGEMLFFKGRHFWRKSHGTVEAGFYLISSFWPSLPSGVDAALEVTSKDTVFVFKGNQFWAIRGNEIQAGYPRAIHTLGFPPTISKIDAAIYDKKKKKTYFFVKDKYWSFDEKRQSLEPEFPRQIADDFPGVGPTVDAVFEAFGFFYFFNGSSQFEYDPNAKKVTRILKSNSWFNC, encoded by the exons ATGAAGAATCTTCCAATCCTTGTGCTTCTGTGCGTGGCAGCTTGCTCAGCTTACCCTCTGGAACAAACAGCAAAGAATAAGGACACCAGCATGGATCTTGTTCAG CAATACCTGGAAAACTACTACAACCTTGCAAAAGATGCAAAACAGTTTGTAAGAAGAAAGGACAGCAGCCCTGTGgttaaaaaaattcaagaaatgcAGAAGTTCCTTGGGTTGGAGGTGACGGGGAAGCTGGACTCCAACACCCTGGAGATGATGCGCAAGCCCAGATGTGGAGTCCCCGATGTCGGTCAATTCACTACCTTTCCTGGCTCACcaaagtggaggaagactcaccttACTTACAG GATTGTGAATTATACACTGGATCTGCCAAGAGATGCTGTTGATGCCGCCATTGAGAAAGCTCTGAAAGTCTGGGAGGAGGTGACTCCTCTCACATTCTCCAGGAATAATGAAGGAGAGGCTGACATAATGATCTCCTTTGCTGTTAGAG AACATGGAGATTTTATCCCTTTTGATGGACCTGGAAAAGTTCTGGCTCATGCCTATGCCCCTGGCCCAGGGCTTAATGGAGATGCTCACTTCGATGATGATGAACAATGGACAGAGGATAAAAGAG GGACCAATTTATTCCTTGTGGCTGGGCATGAAATCGGCCATTCCCTGGGTCTCTTTCACTCGACCAACCCTGAAGCTTTGATGTACCCAGTCTACAACCCACTCACAGACCTGGCCCGATTCCACCTTTCTCAAGATGATGTGAATGGCATTCAGGCCCTCTATG GACCTCCCCCTGCCTCCCCTAAGGAACCTGCGGTGCCCACAGAGCCCACCCCTGCAGCGCCTGAGACACCAGACATGTGTGGCCCTGACTTGTCCTTCGACGCAGTCAGCACCCTCAGGGGAGAAATGCTGTTCTTCAAAGGCAG GCATTTTTGGCGCAAATCCCATGGGACAGTAGAAGCTGGATTTTATTTGATCTCTTCATTTTGGCCATCTCTTCCTTCAGGAGTAGATGCTGCACTTGAAGTTACTAGCAAGGATACTGTTTTCGTTTTTAAAG ggaaTCAGTTCTGGGCCATCAGAGGAAATGAAATACAAGCAGGTTATCCGAGAGCTATCCACACCCTGGGCTTTCCTCCAACCATAAGCAAAATTGATGCAGCTATTTAtgataagaaaaagaagaaaacatacttCTTTGTAAAGGACAAATACTGGAG TTTTGACGAAAAGAGACAGTCCTTGGAGCCAGAATTTCCCAGGCAAATAGCAGATGACTTTCCAGGAGTTGGCCCTACGGTTGATGCTGTTTTTGAAGCATTTG ggtttttctatttcttcaatggATCTTCACAGTTTGAGTATGACCCCAATGCAAAGAAAGTGACACGTATTTTGAAGAGTAACAGCTGGTTTAATTGCTAG